A single window of Vigna unguiculata cultivar IT97K-499-35 chromosome 1, ASM411807v1, whole genome shotgun sequence DNA harbors:
- the LOC114193633 gene encoding cinnamoyl-CoA reductase 1-like, whose protein sequence is MSTGAGQVVCVTGASGYIASWVVKFLLERGYTVKATVRDTSDPKKVDHLLSLDGAKERLHLVKANLLEEGSFDSAVEGCHAVFHTASPFFDDAKDPQTELLDPALKGTLNVLKSCVNSPTLKRVVVTSSIAAVSFNDRPKNPDVVVDETWYSDPEYCKRNGIWYNLSKTLAEDAAWKFAKENNIDLVTANPALVVGPLLQPVLNTSSAAVLNLINGSPTFKNVTLGWVDVRDVAIAHVLAYENASANGRYLLVERVAHFGDVVKILHDLYPTLQLPQKCVDDRPYDPIFQVSKEKAKSLGLEFTPLEVSIKDTVESLKEKGFIKF, encoded by the exons ATGAGCACCGGCGCCGGACAAGTAGTGTGTGTTACCGGAGCTTCCGGTTACATTGCTTCCTGGGTCGTTAAGTTTCTTCTCGAACGCGGCTACACCGTGAAGGCCACCGTTCGCGACACaa GTGATCCCAAAAAGGTAGATCACTTGCTTAGCCTCGATGGTGCTAAGGAAAGGCTGCATCTCGTCAAGGCGAATCTTCTAGAAGAAGGTTCCTTTGACTCTGCCGTTGAAGGTTGTCACGCTGTGTTCCACACTGCTTCTCCCTTTTTCGACGATGCCAAGGACCCGCAG ACTGAGTTGTTGGATCCAGCTTTGAAGGGGACTCTGAATGTTCTGAAATCGTGCGTGAACTCGCCCACGCTGAAGCGCGTGGTTGTCACTTCTTCTATTGCTGCAGTTTCGTTCAACGACAGGCCCAAAAACCCTGATGTAGTGGTTGACGAGACTTGGTATTCCGACCCAGAATACTGTAAGAGAAATGGG ATATGGTATAACCTCTCAAAGACTTTGGCCGAAGATGCTGCCTGGAAATTTGCGAAAGAAAACAATATTGACTTGGTTACAGCCAACCCTGCATTGGTTGTTGGACCTCTCTTGCAACCAGTTCTTAACACTAGTTCTGCAgcagttttaaatttaattaatg GTTCGCCAACATTTAAAAATGTGACTTTGGGATGGGTGGACGTGAGAGATGTTGCAATTGCCCATGTTCTGGCATATGAGAATGCTTCAGCTAATGGAAGATATTTACTAGTTGAGAGAGTGGCACACTTCGGAGACGTTGTGAAGATTTTGCATGATTTGTACCCAACATTGCAACTTCCACAGAAGTGTGTAGATGATAGGCCATATGATCCAATATTCCAGGTTTCCAAGGAAAAAGCAAAGAGCTTGGGGCTTGAATTTACTCCTTTGGAAGTGAGCATCAAGGATACTGTTGAAAGCTTGAAGGAAAAGggttttatcaaattttaa